The genomic interval TATATCGAGAGGCCTTTTTGATATGCCGGTTCATTGGGCTTCACTTTATGCAAACAATCATTTTCGAAAATTTGGTACGAGCACTGAGGATTTGGCGTTGATTTCTTTTAAGAATCACATAAATGCAAACAAGAATCCCAATGCGTATTTCTTTGACAAAGCCTTCACATATTCTCAAATATTAGGTGCAGTAGAAGTTGCAGCACCGCTTAAAAAATTTGATTGTTGTTATCCTTGCGAGGGAGTGTCGTCAATATTATTAGTTTCAGAGGAACTATCGGTCAAATTTGAACAACCAATTTGGGTTATTGGAATTTCTCAAAATAATCAAGGTGCAAGTATTGCGTCAATTACAGGTAGTCTGGACAGCATCCTCTCAACTAAAATAGCTGCTAAAGAAGCATTCAGACAAGCGAATTTAACTCCGTCCTATATCGATATTGCCGAGTTGCATGATGCCTTTAGTATATTAGAAATAATGGCGTATGAGGATATTGGTTTTGTAAATAAAGGCGATGGTAAAAAAATGTATAATGAGCACCGACCTTATACTAATAAAAGAGGCGGATTGTTAGGATGTGGTCATCCGATTGGTGCTACTGGGATCGATCAGACATGCGAGATCGCACTCCAACTACAAGGTCTAGCTGGCCAGAGACAGGTAGATGTTGCAAATATAGGACTAGTCCACAACATGGCTGCAGCGGGGACATCAACAACTATCATTATTCTGCGAAACTAGCATGAATCTTTATGATTCCATTCTAAAAAGTGCCCGAAGGGGTAAACTTTTATCATCTTATTGCATGAAATGTGACAAGTATATTTGGCCACCAAATTATTATTGTAGTTATTGCAATTCAGGTGCCCTATTTAAGGCTGTAAAAGGGGAGGGCATAGTATTAGAAAAGGGTTATTCTAATCTTTTAAATAAAAAAGGAACCTTTGCTATTGGCGAATTTAATGGGATCCGAATTATAGGATCTATCAGCGATGATGTTGTGGTTGGTCAGGGAATCAAAATCCAAGAAATTAGAGTAACCAACGGAAGATTAGACATAAAATTTGTCGGCATTTCAACCTAAAATAATTATTAGTAAGTTACACATTCTAATTTTTAATGGGTTACGAGGGATATCTTAGCGATCGAATGCTGATGAGCAGAGATGCACTAAACAAAAAACAAATAAAAATAAAAATACTGGAACATGACGAACGAAATAGAGATCTATCAAGAAATGGTGACCGAGTATTAATAAAAAAGATTCTGTTAATAATTCAAAATCTAGAGACTGAGGAAATAGAAGAAAAAGAATTAGACATAGAAGAACTTGAAACTAGAATGAAAAAAGAGAGGTTATTTACATCATCTAACAGATGGGTTCCGCGTGTAGATATTAAAAATAACTTTGTTTCTGGAAGTAGGCACACATATCTACTCTCTGATGCTATTGCATTAGATATAGTTGCATTCTAAAAAAAATAAGCGCCGCTGATCAGACTCGGACTGATGACCTACTGGTTAACAGCCAGTTGAGCTTCATAATACGAATTATGAATTTGCTCTACCAAGCTGAGCTACAGCGGCACTATCTATTTAAAAATTATGAAGAATAATTAAATGTTATGATTGTTTGATTAAGACATATGCTTTATAATATTAAAAAAAGATACGATTAGTTCGTCAGGTAAATGTGAGGTGTCTTATTTTCCTTTTGAATATATGTAAACTCCATCAAGGAACACTCTTGAATCCTTATTCTTTATCTTGGTTGAAGATTCTATATTGGCCGCTGTTTGGGAAACATTTTCGATATTGGGTCCCGTGATCAATATATCATCACCCTGAACAACTACCTTTGTCTCCTTACCAACAATTTTCGAAACACGAGAGGAACGTTCACCAAAAAAATTCTCAATATGAACTTCTTGGCCTTTAATCTTGACTGAAATCGGAAAGTGAGCAAATACGATTTTCAATTTATATGTGAATCCAGTTGTAGACCCTTTAATCATATTACGAATAAGGCTGTGTATTGTATTTACTAAAGCATAATCACTTTTTCTGTTACCGTATGACTTTATTGTGATTTTTTCACTTTCAACTTCTATCGTAGCAGGCATCTTAGTAAAGTCCTTTTGAACAGAACCGTTAGATCCGTTAGTAGTAATCACATTATTATCCTTTTTAACAGTAACACCCTCCGGAATTGTCACTTCGTTAGTGTAGTAATCAGGCTTAGTAGACATATCCTATTAACGAACCTCCTAATCCTTGATTTTGAGCATCATGATGGGACATAATTCCTTTGTTTGTAGATACAATTAGTATACCCATATTATATGAAGGCAAGAATTGTCGTTCCCAATCCAAGTATTTGTCCCTCTTTACGCTGAATCGTGGGGTAATAATACCACATTTGTTTATTTTTGCGAGTAACTGGATTCTAAATTTTCCTAAGCGTCCATCGTCGACCTGTTCAAATTCGCCAATATATCTATGTTTTTGCATTACACGCAACACTTCACTAGAGAATTTTGAGGCAGGCAAAACGATGCATTCTCTTTTTCGTCTCATTTCATTATTATATAATGTAGTAAACAAATTGGATAAAATATTCAATGCTGGCAACTTCTAAACCTCTACTCGTACTTTCTAAATCCCAATGAAAAAGCGACCTCTCTAAAACATCTTCTACATAGCATCAAATCGTATGAGCAAATCATTCCACTAAAGGACCCACACCTTTTACACCATCGGGTACCTTTGCCATGAGCAAGTTTTTTCCTGCCAGTTAAGGCATAATCTCTAATCTTAATCTTCATACAACTTCTGCTCCAAATTGTGATTTGAAATATTGAATAGATTCATCCTTAGTTATTCGATGACTTTTGCCTATTTTACTTGGGTTTCTTCTGGCGGATATTCTATATCCCGGTCTTTTTAATGCAGCACACACGTCCATTCCAAAGATACCTATGTCAGGATTATACTTCGTACCTGGTATATCAATATGTTCATGAATACCAAACGATATATTTCCGTTATTATCGAAAGAGGAAGCCTTTATCACATTCTTTTTTGATTCTATAATTCGTCTTA from Candidatus Nitrosocosmicus hydrocola carries:
- a CDS encoding thiolase family protein, whose amino-acid sequence is MKVAITSSDTQKFTKNTNFTLSEIASKSIISLLVKSKISKTDIDGLIVSSNSFEPYLSNIISEMVGLKPKFSTKVENLCNSGTSGILLAYSLIRSGICKAVLVTGVEKQDSPGNKLIWDISRGLFDMPVHWASLYANNHFRKFGTSTEDLALISFKNHINANKNPNAYFFDKAFTYSQILGAVEVAAPLKKFDCCYPCEGVSSILLVSEELSVKFEQPIWVIGISQNNQGASIASITGSLDSILSTKIAAKEAFRQANLTPSYIDIAELHDAFSILEIMAYEDIGFVNKGDGKKMYNEHRPYTNKRGGLLGCGHPIGATGIDQTCEIALQLQGLAGQRQVDVANIGLVHNMAAAGTSTTIIILRN
- a CDS encoding zinc ribbon domain-containing protein, which gives rise to MNLYDSILKSARRGKLLSSYCMKCDKYIWPPNYYCSYCNSGALFKAVKGEGIVLEKGYSNLLNKKGTFAIGEFNGIRIIGSISDDVVVGQGIKIQEIRVTNGRLDIKFVGIST
- a CDS encoding 50S ribosomal protein L6; its protein translation is MSTKPDYYTNEVTIPEGVTVKKDNNVITTNGSNGSVQKDFTKMPATIEVESEKITIKSYGNRKSDYALVNTIHSLIRNMIKGSTTGFTYKLKIVFAHFPISVKIKGQEVHIENFFGERSSRVSKIVGKETKVVVQGDDILITGPNIENVSQTAANIESSTKIKNKDSRVFLDGVYIYSKGK
- a CDS encoding 30S ribosomal protein S8, which produces MPALNILSNLFTTLYNNEMRRKRECIVLPASKFSSEVLRVMQKHRYIGEFEQVDDGRLGKFRIQLLAKINKCGIITPRFSVKRDKYLDWERQFLPSYNMGILIVSTNKGIMSHHDAQNQGLGGSLIGYVY
- a CDS encoding 30S ribosomal protein S14; the protein is MKIKIRDYALTGRKKLAHGKGTRWCKRCGSFSGMICSYDLMLCRRCFREVAFSLGFRKYE
- a CDS encoding 50S ribosomal protein L5, producing MSEKTENPMKEIQISKVVINIGVGKSGDPVEKAKNALMELTGKKPSVRGARKSVRDFGIHKGEPIGAMVTLRRSDATNFLRRIIESKKNVIKASSFDNNGNISFGIHEHIDIPGTKYNPDIGIFGMDVCAALKRPGYRISARRNPSKIGKSHRITKDESIQYFKSQFGAEVV